Proteins co-encoded in one Eschrichtius robustus isolate mEscRob2 chromosome 8, mEscRob2.pri, whole genome shotgun sequence genomic window:
- the LRRC4 gene encoding leucine-rich repeat-containing protein 4 — MKLLWQVTVHHTWNAVLLPVVYLTAQVWILCAAIAAAASAGPQNCPSVCSCSNQFSKVVCTRRGLSEVPQGIPSNTRYLNLMENNIQMIQADTFRHLHHLEVLQLGRNSIRQIEVGAFNGLASLNTLELFDNWLTVIPSGAFEYLSKLRELWLRNNPIESIPSYAFNRVPSLMRLDLGELKKLEYISEGAFEGLFNLKYLNLGMCNIKDMPNLTPLVGLEELEMSGNHFPEIRPGSFHGLSSLKKLWVMNSQVSLIERNAFDGLASLVELNLAHNNLSSLPHDLFTPLRYLVELHLHHNPWNCDCDILWLAWWLREYIPTNSTCCGRCHAPLHMRGRYLVEVDQAFFQCSAPFIMDAPRDLNISEGRMAELKCRTPPMSSVKWLLPNGTVLSHASRHPRISVLNDGTLNFSHVLLSDTGVYTCMVTNVAGNSNASAYLNVSTAELNTSNYSFFTTVTVETTEISPEDTTRKYKPVPTTSTGYQPAYTTSTTVLIQTTRVPKQVAVTATDTNDKMQTSLDEVMKTTKIIIGCFVAVTLLAAAMLIVFYKLRKRHQQRSTVTAARTVEIIQVDEDIPAAASAAATAAPSGVSGEGAVVLPTIHDHINYNTYKPAHGAHWTENSLGNSLHPTVTTISEPYIIQTHTKDKVQETQI, encoded by the coding sequence ATGAAGCTCTTGTGGCAGGTAACTGTGCACCACACCTGGAATGCCGTCCTGCTCCCCGTCGTCTACCTCACGGCGCAAGTGTGGATTCTGTGTGCAGCCATCGCTGCTGCCGCCTCCGCCGGGCCCCAGAACTGCCCGTCTGTCTGCTCGTGCAGTAACCAGTTCAGCAAGGTGGTGTGCACCCGCCGGGGCCTCTCCGAGGTCCCTCAGGGTATTCCTTCCAACACCCGGTACCTCAACCTCATGGAAAACAACATCCAGATGATCCAGGCCGACACCTTCCGCCACCTCCACCACCTGGAGGTCCTGCAGCTGGGCAGGAACTCCATCCGGCAGATCGAGGTGGGGGCCTTCAACGGCCTGGCCAGCCTCAACACCCTGGAGCTGTTTGACAACTGGCTGACAGTCATCCCGAGCGGGGCCTTTGAATACCTGTCCAAGCTGCGGGAGCTCTGGCTGCGCAACAACCCCATAGAAAGCATCCCCTCTTATGCCTTCAACCGGGTGCCCTCCCTCATGCGCCTGGACTTGGGGGAGCTCAAGAAGCTAGAGTACATCTCTGAGGGGGCTTTTGAGGGACTGTTCAACCTCAAGTACCTGAACTTGGGCATGTGCAACATTAAAGATATGCCCAACCTCACCCCCCTGGTGGGGCTGGAGGAGCTGGAGATGTCAGGAAACCACTTCCCTGAGATCAGGCCTGGCTCCTTCCATGGCCTGAGCTCCCTCAAGAAGCTATGGGTCATGAACTCACAGGTCAGCCTGATTGAGCGGAACGCTTTTGATGGGCTGGCCTCCCTGGTGGAACTCAACTTGGCCCACAATAACCTCTCTTCTTTGCCCCATGACCTCTTCACCCCACTGAGGTACCTGGTGGAGTTGCACCTACACCACAATCCTTGGAACTGTGATTGTGACATTCTGTGGCTAGCCTGGTGGCTTCGAGAGTACATACCCACCAATTCCACCTGCTGTGGCCGCTGTCATGCTCCCTTGCACATGCGAGGCCGCTACCTGGTGGAGGTGGACCAGGCCTTCTTCCAGTGCTCTGCCCCCTTCATCATGGATGCACCTCGGGACCTCAATATCTCTGAGGGTCGGATGGCAGAACTTAAGTGTCGGACTCCCCCCATGTCCTCTGTGAAGTGGCTGCTGCCCAATGGGACAGTGCTCAGCCACGCCTCCCGCCACCCACGGATCTCTGTCCTCAACGACGGCACCTTGAACTTCTCCCATGTGCTGCTCTCAGACACTGGGGTATACACATGCATGGTGACCAACGTGGCGGGCAACTCCAATGCCTCGGCCTACCTCAACGTGAGCACGGCCGAGCTCAACACCTCCAACTACAGCTTCTTCACCACTGTCACAGTGGAGACCACTGAGATCTCGCCTGAGGATACAACACGAAAGTACAAGCCCGTTCCTACTACGTCCACTGGTTACCAGCCGGCATATACCACCTCTACCACGGTGCTCATTCAGACCACCCGTGTGCCCAAGCAGGTGGCGGTAACTGCGAcggacaccaatgataagatgcAGACCAGCCTGGATGAAGTCATGAAGACCACCAAGATCATCATTGGCTGCTTTGTGGCAGTGACTCTGCTAGCTGCTGCCATGTTGATTGTCTTCTATAAACTTCGCAAGCGGCACCAGCAGAGGAGTACAGTCACAGCTGCCCGGACTGTTGAGATTATCCAGGTGGATGAAGACATCCCAGCGGCGGCAtctgcagcagcaacagcagctccATCCGGTGTATCAGGTGAGGGGGCGGTCGTGCTGCCCACAATTCATGACCATATTAACTACAACACCTACAAACCAGCACATGGGGCCCACTGGACAGAAAACAGTCTGGGGAACTCTCTGCACCCCACAGTCACCACTATCTCTGAACCTTATATCATTCAGACCCATACCAAGGACAAGGTACAGGAAACTCAAATATGA